A stretch of DNA from Pseudomonadota bacterium:
AGGAGTTCGTGGTCCCGAGATCGATACCGATCACCTTTTCCATGCCGCGATATCCCCTTTGAAGGCGGTAGTTACGCCCTGCAGAGCTTGATCCGCTTTTTTATCTCCTTGTTGTCCGGCTCCAGCCCGAGCGCCCTTTCGAAAGCCTCCGCAGCGCGCTCTTTGTCCTTCGACAACAGGAGTATTTCGCCTAGAGTAACGAAATACTTGGCCCGCTGTCCACCCAAACCGATGACCTCTCGGGTGAGTTGGAGCGCCTTTCGCAGGTCCATTCTACGCTCCACGAGAAGCTCCGCGAGTTGGTGGCGCGCATCCACGTTCGTCGGATCGACGGAGATCGCCTTCTCGAAGTGCGTGCGGGCGACCTCCGGATCGCCGTGCTGGCGTTCGTACCGGGCCTGGCGCAGGTACCCGAGCGCGAG
This window harbors:
- a CDS encoding tetratricopeptide repeat protein, whose amino-acid sequence is LALGYLRQARYERQHGDPEVARTHFEKAISVDPTNVDARHQLAELLVERRMDLRKALQLTREVIGLGGQRAKYFVTLGEILLLSKDKERAAEAFERALGLEPDNKEIKKRIKLCRA